A part of Lactobacillus sp. ESL0700 genomic DNA contains:
- a CDS encoding choline-binding protein → MALSGATVVGAATGKWSVSQETVSAHGKWSTYGYPNEKRNNSEVASFNGDAIPNSLGYTVHLINNKAKTMSGNTGLYKDYTTYGDNNTGMVGRNYYADVRSKALEPNQSTVRLHFSADRK, encoded by the coding sequence GTGGCACTAAGCGGTGCTACGGTGGTTGGTGCAGCTACAGGAAAATGGAGTGTTAGTCAAGAAACTGTCAGTGCACATGGAAAATGGAGTACGTATGGATATCCAAATGAGAAAAGAAATAATTCTGAAGTGGCCTCATTTAATGGTGATGCAATTCCTAATAGTTTAGGTTACACTGTACATTTGATTAATAATAAGGCTAAAACGATGTCTGGTAATACAGGATTGTATAAAGACTATACGACTTATGGTGATAATAATACAGGAATGGTTGGTAGAAATTATTATGCGGATGTTAGGTCGAAAGCTTTAGAACCTAATCAAAGTACTGTTAGACTTCATTTTAGTGCTGATCGCAAGTAA